The genomic segment TACCCACGAAAGTAATCTATGGTGCCCCGGATACGACATGTCAGATACATGATACAAATTGAAAGTCTCGGTACTTCTTAGATAGTAAGTCAACTTGCCACACAGAATATAACAGAATCAGATGTTTCTCATACAATCACAGAGAATAAAGATACCAAGAAACCATAAGATGATAAAAGATGCAGATACTCAAAACTACGCTATTTTCAACTTCCACTCCCTAATGAAACATAAAACACATTCCATTTCTTTATAACAGCATAAAAAAACAACCTTAACAAACAGTTAGATTAGAATCACAAGCCAAACTTACAAATCAAATCAACGAAAACAAATCTACATAAAAAGGGATCACAACACACAGTTATAAACCATCACCAAGGTTCATCACAGAAACAGATCTGAGCCATAAGCAGATCAAGTTTCAAACACAGCCAAAGACATCATTTTCATAGAGACCCATAACTTAAGATCGtcaaacaaattcaaaacaacCATCAGAGCGACAGATCTCGCATTGAAAACACAGAAGGGTAAAACCAAGCGATCGTGACGAATCTAAAAGAAATGAAAGGTACAAAAATAGATTCTGGATAATAGAGGATTACCTGCTGCGCCTGTGACAAGAACACGAACTGGGTCTTTGGCCATTTTGGAAGAAATGGAACGAATTGAAGGAACGAAGAGGGTTGAAGATATGAATGAACACTGAAGGAGTGAGTGACCGAGTGAGGGTGGACTTCGGTATTTATTCGTGTGGAGAAGGTTAGAACGAATCAGAACGACGCCGCTTGACTCTATATTTCTTCTAAAGTAAAATATGCAAATAATGTAGAGAAGTATTACTatactatttttattctttttagaGGAAAAACActtattagaaagaaaaaaaaaacacctgAGTATATAAATTAGtacaaatttgtttataaaatttcatcGCATTGATTTTTAAGGTATAAATTACATGTAGTTTATAGAaaaagaaactttttttttcttccataaaTATTTCTGGATAAAGCTAATGCGGCCCTACTAGTTTAAAAAGTATATGAATagaatggaaaataaaattaatatatttagtataatttatatGAACTTCATCTAATATTGGAAAGCGTAAAAAGAGAATGTTAACAAtcaaatagttaaatttaatttatttgaattaacatataacaaattaaatttaaagataaccatgtttttttttaataaatttacttgTAAATAATTacagaagagaaaaaattaaaaaaaaacactagtTATTTTAGGAcgaagtgattttttttattatatttcagtAAGTAGTTTTAAAATATGACAGAAAGCTGTGTAAAACTtgtgaaataataaatataagacGGAAAAGGAATATTCTGTGTATATGCTTAACAGAAGGGTTAAGAGAGGTTGAGAGTGGTCACGGAGCATCCATTGAAGTGGGTCCTTTAATTTGTGTGATGAGACATCATCAGCCACATATGTGGTAAGATGTGGACCTTAATTTTTAGCTTTTTCAAAGTTTAGAATCTCTTTCCTAACCTCATaaaattaccttttttttttctttttttaaaattatctgtaaattatatactatatatCTATTGATAATTCAACATATGTTTGAATTACTGTAATTTCCATTGTCACGTGtattcattaaaagaaaaataaaattaatattaattaaattttgttttaataaatacatttaacaattattaaaaactaaatatgtGATTTAACCATTAACTAAgtttcaacaaaattaaaacaattaaagtttttcactaagactataatttctttcttattatAGTAAGAACAAAATATAGTATATAGTATAAGTTTTTCTATAGAGATActcttataatttttctttataaatgttTGAGTTtgataaaactatatatttttgttatgatcAAAACTAATAATCCTCTAAAATATATTGATCTATATAATGACTATACCGTTATAACACTTTTAGATAATATCATTTCATGACCAAAGtgtatttgaaatataaacCAATCATTACCTCATTATCTTCcaaaagaataatatttcaGATAAAATAATTGATAGTAAAGATATTATCTAcctaatttataattaaaacattgGTTTTTAACCCATCAATAACTAATTTAGAATTGAAACATTGAAGATAATATCTAATTACAAgtgattttaattcttaatttatgAACTTATCCAATGcacttaaaattttcacatcaCTTAAAAGTATTATCAATGATAACTTATATAAACATGTTTCTCTTTTAACCCATCAATACactattaaaaacaaataaatgtgtGACATGTCATGTGTtctaaattatcaataattgacatgtaaataactaaataatacTAATTCAATTATGTTAATAGTACTTTTACAATTCAATGACTTTAAAACGTTATAAAGTACATTACATGTACATTTAACAATGTTTGAAAAACattatctttgtatttttaaaacgttatttacattttttttcatgttatttttctctcattgtTTTCCCTTAGATCTTCCCAATAGACTAATATTTCACCCTTAACTAGTTACATTGACATTTTAATCATTGATGATTCAATGTTATTGATTGACAACACAAGTGAGATTATTGAAAGTCATTTAGGCtccatttaataaaaaaaaagaataaatggtatataaaacaaatggaaagataaataaataagaagtaaagtaaaaattattttgttgaagaaaaatgaaaaacaaaagaaatatataatattattactattttatttttgagaaaatgagcatccaaaataaaaaaaataaaaaaaagttagatcAATTTTGGaacttcataatcgattataacatATCTTTAACCCAAAATATGTTTCAATTATATAAGTTTGATGTCCTAATcgtgattttcttttatcagCATATATAATTTCGGATATATAAATATGGTAGATGTTAACTAATAGATTGTTTTACTTAATTTCATACATCAAAGATTGTCGTTGTAGTATAGTGGTAAGTATTTCCGCCTGTCACGCGGACGACCCGGGTTcgatccccggcaacggcgttttttggaatttttataatttcatgtttttttttttttttttatcattctctacttttagggttacATTGATTTCATTTTACTACATTGTATTTTATATTGCATCACACGAATACCAAACTGGTTAGCTTTTAATAActaaaactgatttttttttttctgatattcGAAATGAATATACAATGTAATTAGATAAACCAATTTTCCACAAGTTAATTCATAAgtggtaaaaaataaattaatataattgtatatatGTAGCTAATGATATTATGAGGTGAGGtggttaactttattttatatggGGATATTACTGAAATTATCCATAAAACTATTTATGATTACGTTTATGTATCTTTAATTATTTGCAACAAAATTAACCATTGTTCGTTGTTGGATAGACAAATTCTTTTCCCAGATGTTAGTTCATCACATTATTAAAGTTGAGGCACTTTTCTAGCTTGTGAGCTGGATGAGTCAAAAAAATCACTATTTCCTGAGAAAGCAACTGAAAATAATTGAAGTTAGAGAGAAAATGAATGCATGTGGACATTGGACAAGAACAAACAAATTGACAAGAAAAACCAGACAACATTAAAGCAAATGTTTTCACCACAAACACAAAGCTTAACAAAACTCTCAAATACATTGTATACACACTTCATTATCTGTCAGATTACAGAACAATGCACAATCCATCAGATGCTTATTTTCAACCAAAAGAAGAATGAATGCAAATTATGTTTAcacaagaaaaaggaaaaagcccCTCACAAACCCTACTTTCCTATACATCTTCACACAAACAACTACTTATAAAGCAATTATATATGTGTTCACTTTGTTTCTCAACAGAATccaaaatgaaatgaaaaagaaactaTGTATCAAACCATCATGCTCCATGTATGTATACATCAATCTTATACTCTATATGTCAAATTAGATAAATGAAACAGTTGCTGAGATCAAATTTCTTTAGGCACTTCGTGCTAGCATCTCCTGGAATTCAAGCATTGACCTCTCTTTCTGAAGCCTCATATCTTCACGAAACTTGCTGATGAATTCTTCTGCCTTTTGATCAACGTGTAGTTGTGGAGACTTAGCAACCACAACCTTCCATGCATCCTCTATAGTGTTCAATCCACTACTCTCACCGCTTTGATTCTGGCTGCGATGCTTATCAGTTAAACTTCTCTTGACAATAATTTCACTGTGGTGATTCTGGTTGGTACACTCATAGGTCAAATTTCTCTTCAAAAGGGTGTGACTTTGGTTGTAACATTCACCAACCAAATTACCCTTTAAGATGGAATGCTCCTCTTTCTCTTTGCCTTTGCTTGTTTGCCCTTGTGCATGAGCACTTCTGTTGTTGGTGGCATGCATGGACACGGAATTGGCCTTGTCAAAGAGGTCATCTATGTGTATGGCTGCACAGTGCTTGTGTTGAACATGGTAGTAAGTTGTGGCACGAGGCCTTGTAGTGGTGAGTGAGCGATGAAGTTTAGAGTGTATGAGATGGCCAAAGGAGTGAAAAGCTGAGAGGAGGCGTTGAAGGGTGGTTTTGAAGGACTTGGGGATGTTGAGTTTGTGGAGTTTGTATTGGACTGTGTTGGAAAAGCTATTCCATGCCTTCTTTGCAGGTTGAAGCTTCTTACCTAGCCTCATGCGAGACATCACAAAGTGAAGGGTGGTTTTGGTCTGATGAGAGAAAGAGTacttggaagaagaaagaatgtGTATCTAAAGGGAGGGAAGAACTCTTAGAAATGGTTCTCAATCTCATGAAGGAACCCTTTTATGCcccattttagtttttaaacaataaatttgttCTACAAGTTGCTACCATCTTTTTGGTGCCTCAAATTGGCACATTTTTGTCACAAGAATTACTCGACTGCCATTGCTTTGTTTTCTGCATTATTTGTCAAAAAATTGCAGTTGATGGCATGAATTGAAATAACATGAAATCTTGATCTTAAGGGTGTAATTATCACTCCTAACTCAACACTTTCGGCAGAATTGACAGCAT from the Vigna angularis cultivar LongXiaoDou No.4 chromosome 3, ASM1680809v1, whole genome shotgun sequence genome contains:
- the LOC108325350 gene encoding uncharacterized protein LOC108325350 produces the protein MSRMRLGKKLQPAKKAWNSFSNTVQYKLHKLNIPKSFKTTLQRLLSAFHSFGHLIHSKLHRSLTTTRPRATTYYHVQHKHCAAIHIDDLFDKANSVSMHATNNRSAHAQGQTSKGKEKEEHSILKGNLVGECYNQSHTLLKRNLTYECTNQNHHSEIIVKRSLTDKHRSQNQSGESSGLNTIEDAWKVVVAKSPQLHVDQKAEEFISKFREDMRLQKERSMLEFQEMLARSA